Proteins found in one Moritella sp. Urea-trap-13 genomic segment:
- a CDS encoding isoprenylcysteine carboxylmethyltransferase family protein, translated as MQHDIAYGLWPLVIMNSAIFIFFAFSFVRPKTKTDWRSLGAFSAFIVALFTEMYGFPLSIYLLSGWLAEQYPEVNFLAHENGHLLHTLFGFEGNAHWDPLHLASNIFIILGLVLLSSAWNVLHQAQKAHCLASTGWYARCRHPQYIAFIMIMFGFLLQWPTIPTLLMFPILVVVYIKLAKREETIALAEFGDEYRDYMHKTPAWLPKFNNQALENNSKN; from the coding sequence ATGCAACATGATATTGCATATGGACTTTGGCCGCTCGTTATTATGAACTCCGCGATATTTATATTTTTCGCTTTCAGTTTTGTACGACCCAAGACCAAGACCGATTGGCGCAGCTTAGGGGCATTTTCCGCATTTATCGTCGCATTGTTTACCGAAATGTATGGTTTTCCACTTTCTATCTACCTCTTATCAGGCTGGTTAGCCGAGCAATACCCTGAGGTTAATTTTCTTGCACATGAAAATGGCCATTTATTACATACCTTATTTGGCTTTGAAGGTAATGCCCACTGGGACCCGCTGCACCTAGCCAGCAACATATTCATTATATTAGGCTTAGTGTTATTGTCTTCGGCCTGGAATGTACTTCACCAAGCTCAAAAAGCACACTGTTTAGCCTCTACCGGCTGGTACGCTCGCTGTCGTCATCCGCAATACATTGCGTTTATCATGATCATGTTTGGTTTTCTTTTACAATGGCCGACTATTCCGACTTTACTGATGTTTCCAATTTTGGTTGTTGTTTACATCAAGTTAGCCAAGCGGGAAGAAACCATTGCATTGGCAGAATTTGGGGATGAGTACCGCGACTATATGCACAAAACCCCCGCCTGGTTACCAAAGTTTAATAATCAGGCGTTAGAAAATAACAGCAAAAACTAA
- a CDS encoding DUF2933 domain-containing protein — MSKHKKKFWSTPTGWCALLLIAAVSYFLFMEHREHVFSFLPFLIILLCPLMHVFMHGKHGHGKHNEVDEPERKNEDPETFQALTKKNDAYREGYIEGLKTARQGKEEKGKNDAT, encoded by the coding sequence ATGAGTAAGCACAAAAAAAAATTCTGGTCGACTCCTACAGGTTGGTGTGCGCTGTTGTTAATCGCTGCGGTGAGCTATTTCCTGTTTATGGAACATAGAGAGCACGTATTTTCTTTTCTCCCTTTTTTAATAATTCTTTTATGCCCCCTGATGCATGTATTTATGCACGGAAAGCATGGACATGGCAAACATAACGAAGTTGATGAACCCGAACGTAAGAATGAAGATCCCGAAACATTCCAAGCATTAACGAAAAAAAATGATGCTTATCGTGAAGGTTACATTGAAGGTCTCAAAACAGCCCGACAAGGAAAAGAAGAAAAGGGGAAAAATGATGCAACATGA
- a CDS encoding heavy metal translocating P-type ATPase, protein MKHNDSKTIQLIIEGASCASCVSKIETALTQVTGVTTAEMNFADRTVMVTANTANDLLDFNRQLIKTVESAGYHAKVLEESSAEDALDEKEKAEWAYYQRLIRDMTVALLLGVPLMIYSLVGGEMTVTTTGERIAWLVVGLLTLGVMYFSGKHFYVGAWHSFKNHSANMDTLIALGTGTAWLYSMVVVFAPDAIPLMARHVYFEATAMIIGLINLGLALEVKARGKTSEAIKRLIGLQAKTAKVIRDNKEIDIEIAQVLLNDLVRVRPGEKIPVDGTVVEGHTAIDESMLTGEPMPVEKSEHDEVVAGTINKSGSIIFKATRVGKDTALAQIINMVKRAQNSKPPIGRLADVISAYFVPTVMIIAIVSALVWLNFGPDPTVAFAIVSATTVLIIACPCALGLATPMSVMVGVGKAAEAGVLIRNGEALQTASKITAMVLDKTGTITKGAPTVTDICLANADNEQTVLQLAASLEAGSEHPLAQAIVESALEKDIELKKIDGFNAIAGLGVEASCEGQELLFGNQKLMQERNIDISAYLIKAQTLAKEAKTPMYFAVNNTLAAIIAVADPIKVDSIEAIKRLQRNNIRVIMLTGDNSETAAAVAKKVGITEFFAEVLPEDKAKKIAELQMENEIVGMTGDGINDAPALALADVGFAIGTGTDVAIESADITLMRGSLHGLADAIAVSKATLRNIKQNLFGAFIYNVAGVPFAAGILYPFFGLLLNPVIAGAAMAFSSLTVVTNANRLRLFKPTEH, encoded by the coding sequence ATGAAGCATAATGACTCAAAAACGATTCAGTTAATTATTGAAGGCGCCAGCTGTGCCAGCTGCGTTAGCAAAATTGAAACCGCGCTAACTCAAGTTACCGGGGTTACTACCGCAGAGATGAACTTTGCTGACAGAACGGTAATGGTAACCGCCAACACCGCTAATGACTTACTAGATTTTAACCGACAATTGATAAAAACGGTTGAAAGCGCTGGTTACCACGCCAAAGTACTGGAAGAAAGTTCTGCAGAGGATGCGCTGGATGAAAAAGAAAAAGCAGAGTGGGCCTATTATCAACGCCTGATACGGGATATGACCGTTGCCTTATTGCTGGGTGTGCCGTTGATGATTTACAGCCTGGTCGGTGGTGAAATGACAGTCACCACTACCGGCGAACGAATAGCCTGGTTGGTTGTCGGCCTATTGACGTTAGGCGTCATGTATTTTTCCGGTAAACATTTCTATGTGGGTGCTTGGCACAGTTTTAAAAATCATTCTGCCAACATGGATACGCTCATCGCTTTAGGGACAGGAACCGCCTGGTTATATTCCATGGTTGTGGTGTTTGCTCCCGATGCCATTCCCTTAATGGCGCGGCATGTTTATTTTGAAGCCACCGCGATGATCATCGGTTTAATCAACCTTGGCCTGGCGTTAGAGGTCAAAGCACGCGGAAAAACCTCCGAAGCTATCAAGCGGCTTATTGGCTTGCAGGCCAAAACCGCTAAAGTGATAAGAGACAACAAAGAAATTGATATCGAGATCGCCCAGGTCTTATTAAATGACCTTGTAAGAGTCCGCCCCGGCGAGAAAATACCGGTTGATGGTACTGTCGTCGAGGGACACACCGCGATTGATGAATCAATGCTGACAGGTGAACCCATGCCAGTGGAAAAATCCGAGCACGATGAGGTTGTGGCAGGCACAATAAACAAGAGCGGTTCCATTATTTTTAAAGCCACCCGGGTAGGTAAGGATACCGCGCTGGCACAGATCATTAATATGGTAAAACGGGCGCAAAACTCTAAACCGCCGATTGGCCGTTTAGCGGATGTAATTTCTGCTTACTTTGTGCCGACTGTCATGATAATAGCCATCGTGAGTGCGTTAGTCTGGCTTAACTTTGGCCCCGACCCTACGGTTGCATTCGCCATCGTGTCCGCTACCACTGTATTGATTATTGCCTGCCCCTGCGCACTTGGTTTGGCCACCCCGATGTCGGTCATGGTTGGTGTTGGTAAAGCCGCGGAAGCAGGTGTTTTGATCCGAAATGGCGAAGCGCTGCAAACAGCATCAAAGATCACCGCGATGGTTTTAGATAAGACAGGAACAATCACCAAAGGCGCGCCCACAGTGACCGACATCTGTTTGGCCAATGCTGACAACGAACAGACGGTGTTGCAATTGGCCGCCAGCCTAGAAGCAGGATCTGAACACCCGCTGGCCCAGGCCATTGTTGAATCTGCACTTGAGAAAGACATCGAACTAAAAAAAATTGACGGTTTTAACGCGATTGCCGGGCTCGGTGTCGAAGCCAGCTGTGAGGGTCAAGAGTTATTATTCGGTAACCAGAAACTGATGCAGGAGCGGAATATCGACATATCTGCATACCTTATAAAAGCGCAGACACTGGCAAAAGAAGCCAAAACCCCGATGTATTTTGCAGTCAATAACACATTAGCCGCCATCATTGCAGTCGCAGACCCGATCAAAGTAGATTCCATCGAAGCAATCAAACGCCTGCAGCGTAATAACATACGAGTCATCATGTTAACCGGTGACAACAGTGAAACTGCCGCAGCTGTTGCTAAAAAAGTTGGCATTACAGAGTTCTTTGCCGAAGTCCTGCCCGAAGACAAAGCCAAAAAAATTGCAGAGCTGCAGATGGAAAATGAAATCGTGGGCATGACCGGAGATGGCATTAATGATGCGCCAGCGCTCGCACTCGCCGATGTCGGTTTTGCCATTGGCACCGGCACTGATGTCGCCATTGAAAGTGCCGATATTACCTTGATGCGGGGGTCGTTACACGGACTCGCCGATGCGATTGCAGTAAGCAAGGCGACGCTCCGTAACATAAAACAAAACCTGTTTGGCGCCTTCATTTACAACGTTGCAGGCGTGCCCTTTGCTGCAGGGATCCTGTATCCGTTCTTCGGCTTGTTACTCAATCCTGTTATCGCGGGCGCTGCGATGGCCTTTTCGTCATTAACCGTAGTAACAAATGCCAACCGCTTACGTTTGTTTAAACCGACAGAACATTAA
- a CDS encoding heavy metal response regulator transcription factor, translated as MKILIVEDEVKLGKYLKQGLDESGFSVDLVDNGIGGLHQTEEVDYDLVLLDVMLPGMNGWDVLKRLRLRTKYLPVIMLTARDDVADRVQGLELGADDYMSKPFSFCELLARIRNQLRDKGSTDGSILTAGDLEFNLLKRKVKRSGDTIDLTAKEYALLEFLLSRQGQVLSKSQIASQVWDINFDSDTNIIEVAIKRLRNKIDNGFSSPLIHTVRGMGYVLELRS; from the coding sequence ATGAAAATTCTTATTGTCGAAGATGAAGTTAAACTAGGTAAATATCTAAAACAAGGGCTAGACGAGAGTGGTTTCAGCGTCGATCTAGTTGATAATGGTATTGGTGGTTTACATCAAACAGAAGAAGTCGATTATGATCTGGTTTTATTAGATGTAATGCTGCCGGGAATGAACGGCTGGGACGTATTAAAACGTTTACGCCTAAGAACGAAGTATTTACCCGTAATCATGCTGACGGCGCGTGACGATGTTGCCGATAGGGTCCAAGGACTAGAGCTTGGCGCAGATGATTACATGAGTAAACCTTTTTCTTTCTGTGAGTTATTAGCGCGGATCCGTAATCAGTTACGCGACAAAGGCTCAACAGACGGTTCAATCCTTACGGCCGGAGACTTAGAATTTAATTTATTAAAAAGAAAAGTAAAAAGAAGCGGTGATACCATAGATCTCACCGCGAAAGAATACGCTTTACTTGAATTTTTGCTTTCACGGCAGGGGCAAGTACTTTCTAAATCTCAAATTGCCAGTCAAGTGTGGGACATCAATTTTGATAGCGACACAAATATCATTGAAGTTGCGATCAAACGCTTGCGCAACAAAATCGATAATGGTTTTTCATCGCCACTGATTCATACGGTGAGGGGCATGGGGTATGTATTGGAACTCAGGTCGTGA
- a CDS encoding cupredoxin domain-containing protein, which produces MMLVNIAGFLLIAAIVWWFWLYKPKQAALGEDALVIIVENGTYQPSHIRLSSDQAATLTFLRKDESPCAATLLFPDMEISENLPLNQPVTIALPPMPAGEYPFHCQMQMYRGQLKIE; this is translated from the coding sequence ATGATGTTAGTCAATATTGCAGGGTTCTTACTCATTGCAGCCATTGTTTGGTGGTTTTGGTTATACAAACCTAAGCAGGCAGCATTAGGCGAAGATGCATTGGTCATCATAGTAGAGAACGGTACATATCAACCTTCTCATATTCGGTTAAGCTCAGATCAGGCCGCAACATTAACATTCTTACGCAAAGATGAATCGCCCTGCGCGGCAACCCTGTTATTTCCAGATATGGAGATAAGTGAAAATTTACCGCTTAATCAGCCTGTAACTATCGCACTGCCGCCCATGCCAGCCGGGGAGTATCCTTTTCATTGCCAGATGCAGATGTATCGTGGCCAGCTAAAAATAGAGTGA
- a CDS encoding DUF3047 domain-containing protein, with the protein MSTQSFLFVFLLIFSAATPAAVVDDISVARFSAKNLDGWEVKIFKDKTSYALVPQDGTFVLKADSRGSASGLGKEIKVNIKKYPYLTWSWKISNRLGPMNERKKSGDDYAARIYIIVSGGLFFWNTKALNYVWSSNLRKGTSWPNAFAGSNAQMYAVRSFDDQLDTWYEEKRNVYEDLKQMFGTEIKYIDAVALMTDTDNGSGNAVAYYGDISFTQK; encoded by the coding sequence ATGTCGACACAATCATTTTTGTTCGTATTTTTACTTATTTTTAGCGCTGCGACACCGGCTGCAGTAGTTGATGATATTAGCGTGGCCAGATTTTCAGCGAAAAATCTAGACGGATGGGAAGTTAAAATTTTCAAAGACAAAACGAGTTATGCATTAGTACCGCAGGACGGCACTTTCGTACTTAAAGCGGATAGCCGTGGTAGCGCTTCGGGCTTAGGAAAGGAAATTAAAGTTAATATTAAAAAATATCCCTATTTGACATGGAGTTGGAAAATCTCTAATAGGCTAGGTCCTATGAATGAAAGGAAAAAGTCAGGTGATGACTATGCGGCCAGAATATATATCATTGTTTCGGGAGGGCTCTTTTTTTGGAATACCAAAGCACTAAACTACGTGTGGTCAAGCAACTTGCGCAAAGGTACGTCTTGGCCGAATGCTTTTGCTGGCAGTAATGCGCAAATGTACGCGGTCCGTTCTTTCGATGACCAGCTCGATACTTGGTATGAAGAAAAAAGAAATGTTTATGAAGATTTGAAACAAATGTTTGGTACAGAAATAAAATATATTGATGCTGTTGCATTGATGACAGATACAGATAACGGCTCAGGAAATGCGGTTGCTTATTATGGCGATATCTCGTTCACTCAAAAATGA
- a CDS encoding heavy metal sensor histidine kinase, with protein MKRSIATTLTVHFTLSYFLIIGSAIASFWWFSNQHFNDMDKQYIFNKSDMVITAINDSASSKELVLSTILDDHPDTSVLGVDKTGLLIPSSSQGIVIPAKLRNGVLGQLVTWQNGIVHYKGIASIITKTDGESFRLIVIRDVSNHAEFLGRSTKNMILSMGLMCFVLSLIGAFIAWYSLSPIRKFSVETSKIDVNTLSTRLDPAEYPQEMQPSIQVFNLMLKRLKSSFDQLSFYAANLAHELRTPLASMTVRNQCMLQGERSALEYQDTLECNIEELEFLSKTVTDVLLMAKAESEQLTINSEMVNVYELSCKLAEYFQLLADEKNVDIVIHGHAELDTDSALLRRVIGNLLSNAVRHANDNSKIMIDISEENENIQLSVSNAGKTIPADDCKHLFERNFTRNDNSTVNIGIGLTLSKALVNALGGQIWVESTQGNTQFFIRLSKTRDISL; from the coding sequence GTGAAACGTTCTATTGCCACCACATTAACCGTCCATTTTACGCTCAGCTACTTTCTTATCATAGGCTCTGCGATTGCATCTTTTTGGTGGTTCAGTAACCAACACTTCAATGATATGGATAAGCAGTACATTTTCAATAAAAGTGACATGGTCATTACGGCTATAAATGATAGTGCTAGCAGTAAAGAACTCGTTTTAAGTACTATCCTTGACGATCATCCAGACACATCGGTTTTGGGCGTCGACAAAACCGGTCTATTAATCCCATCATCATCTCAGGGCATTGTTATTCCAGCTAAACTACGTAATGGTGTTCTAGGCCAGTTGGTGACTTGGCAGAATGGCATAGTTCATTATAAAGGTATCGCGAGCATAATAACAAAGACCGACGGTGAGTCGTTTCGTTTAATCGTGATAAGAGATGTCAGTAATCATGCCGAATTCTTAGGTCGTTCGACTAAAAATATGATCTTAAGCATGGGTCTGATGTGCTTTGTACTTAGCCTCATAGGGGCTTTTATTGCTTGGTATAGTTTGTCTCCGATCCGTAAATTCAGTGTTGAAACCAGCAAAATAGACGTGAACACCCTTTCAACTAGGCTTGATCCGGCTGAATATCCCCAAGAGATGCAACCATCGATTCAGGTCTTCAATCTGATGCTCAAGCGGTTAAAAAGCTCTTTCGATCAATTATCTTTTTATGCAGCAAATCTCGCCCATGAATTAAGAACGCCACTGGCATCAATGACGGTGAGGAATCAGTGTATGCTGCAAGGTGAAAGAAGTGCTCTTGAATACCAAGACACTCTTGAGTGCAACATTGAAGAATTAGAGTTCCTATCTAAGACGGTAACAGATGTCCTACTTATGGCAAAAGCAGAAAGCGAGCAGCTCACTATCAATAGTGAAATGGTCAATGTATACGAACTATCCTGTAAGCTTGCAGAATATTTTCAATTACTTGCAGATGAAAAAAATGTCGATATCGTGATCCACGGTCATGCTGAATTAGACACCGATAGTGCGCTATTACGCCGAGTTATAGGTAACTTACTATCAAATGCAGTCCGCCATGCGAATGACAATAGTAAGATAATGATCGACATTAGCGAGGAAAATGAAAATATCCAACTCTCCGTATCCAATGCCGGAAAAACGATTCCTGCAGATGACTGTAAACACTTATTCGAACGTAATTTCACCCGCAATGATAATTCAACCGTTAATATCGGGATCGGTTTAACCCTATCAAAGGCGTTAGTCAATGCACTTGGCGGTCAAATTTGGGTCGAGTCAACACAAGGTAATACACAATTTTTTATTCGTTTATCTAAAACAAGAGATATATCGTTATAG
- a CDS encoding mechanosensitive ion channel family protein, with protein MLKVALSNVFSRKIFATLFISMSLMLSYSSFSYAYGGDFFKQQSPVVHSDASLNVNKLDINTLDGDYRYKNVDMARFIFLIDAKNRKDQLLTSLDRWPEHQDKLINNLTNGQGLERLSSLFSIFVLMLVSGIVVERVASVKMNTFSEQVAEEKGSSFRDNLDYLLMRGIFKYVGICIFAVTAGLISLYHYGDTDPFRLLSLHALALIVKIRALMILLRLILAPYAKGNRLFKINCESASRLYWSTLIFMATYLVITTFWHFLVLLSLDTILFALIIPSTGMILNVLSIAFIWFNRSTIEAMFIDAKETSSAFTRFLRQTWAMIFTIWLFIAWVFWATFEFLGYYEQANHVTPIWWLTFTVPMLDRLIFVILSQLKRTTWLQSHSYEMRCDKFIRRVMIALRILFVAVIFYHIDAGFDHHAWEKFRNSLGGFIQMFVDIIVVIILGYAIWEVIQSAIERHLPYDMVYPSNDNGTSTLDGEGGGTGASRSETLLPLVRSFLLMLLFSCVLLLILNIIGVEIAPLLAGAGIVGIAVGFGAQKLVQDVISGIFFLLDDAFRSGEYIEAASLRGTVERISIRSITLRHHLGAVQTIPFSEIATVRNLSRDWITKKLEFRLDYRTDVEKVRKLIKKVGQKMLLHPEYGQHFILPLKSQGVIRVEESALIFRMKFTCIPGEQWVIRREAFRLVQESLKTNGIEFAHRSVHVLTQNSDKNKEPLKDIIEQKDELVETLGAVAALSVSSEIKKNDKIDSDYD; from the coding sequence ATGCTCAAGGTTGCTCTTTCAAACGTTTTTAGCCGTAAAATTTTCGCCACATTATTTATTTCTATGAGTTTGATGCTGAGTTATTCAAGTTTTTCTTATGCGTATGGTGGTGATTTTTTCAAGCAACAAAGTCCTGTGGTACACAGTGACGCTAGTCTGAATGTGAACAAGCTCGATATTAATACTTTAGATGGTGATTACAGATATAAAAATGTTGATATGGCTAGGTTCATTTTTTTAATAGATGCAAAAAATAGAAAGGATCAGTTGCTAACGAGCTTAGATCGTTGGCCTGAACATCAAGACAAGTTGATCAATAATTTAACTAATGGTCAAGGTTTAGAACGATTATCTTCACTGTTCAGTATTTTTGTATTAATGCTTGTTTCTGGGATTGTTGTTGAGCGTGTTGCCAGTGTAAAAATGAACACTTTTTCAGAACAGGTAGCTGAAGAGAAGGGAAGTAGCTTTAGGGATAATCTTGATTATTTATTGATGCGTGGTATTTTCAAGTATGTGGGTATTTGTATTTTTGCGGTCACTGCTGGGCTTATCTCTCTCTATCATTACGGTGACACGGACCCTTTCCGTTTATTAAGCCTCCACGCACTCGCGCTCATTGTAAAAATACGTGCATTAATGATTTTACTGCGATTGATTTTAGCGCCTTATGCTAAAGGTAATCGGTTGTTTAAAATTAATTGTGAATCTGCCAGCCGTCTGTATTGGTCGACCCTTATTTTCATGGCTACCTACCTTGTTATTACTACATTTTGGCATTTTCTCGTATTGCTTTCGCTCGATACTATTTTATTTGCGTTAATTATCCCTTCGACTGGTATGATCTTAAATGTTTTATCGATTGCCTTTATTTGGTTTAATCGTTCAACCATTGAAGCCATGTTTATCGATGCAAAAGAAACGAGCTCAGCATTCACGCGTTTTTTACGTCAAACTTGGGCGATGATTTTCACCATTTGGTTATTTATCGCTTGGGTCTTTTGGGCAACATTCGAGTTCTTGGGCTATTATGAGCAAGCTAACCACGTTACCCCAATCTGGTGGCTGACCTTTACTGTTCCAATGTTAGACCGATTAATCTTTGTTATTCTAAGCCAATTAAAACGTACCACTTGGTTACAAAGTCATTCTTATGAAATGCGTTGTGATAAATTTATCCGCCGAGTGATGATTGCATTAAGAATTCTGTTTGTGGCTGTTATTTTTTATCACATTGATGCCGGCTTTGATCATCATGCGTGGGAAAAATTCAGGAATAGTCTTGGCGGCTTTATCCAAATGTTTGTTGATATTATTGTTGTCATTATTTTGGGTTATGCGATTTGGGAAGTTATTCAATCTGCTATAGAACGTCACCTTCCTTATGATATGGTTTACCCAAGTAATGATAATGGTACATCAACGCTGGATGGCGAAGGGGGGGGGACTGGAGCTTCTCGTTCTGAAACATTATTACCTTTAGTGCGTTCATTTTTATTGATGCTTTTGTTCTCTTGTGTGCTGCTACTTATACTGAATATTATTGGTGTTGAAATTGCGCCACTGCTTGCTGGTGCTGGTATCGTTGGTATTGCGGTCGGTTTTGGTGCGCAAAAGTTAGTACAGGATGTTATTTCGGGAATATTCTTTTTACTTGATGATGCATTTCGTAGTGGTGAGTATATTGAAGCGGCAAGTTTACGCGGAACAGTTGAGCGTATTTCTATTCGTTCTATTACATTACGTCATCACCTTGGTGCCGTGCAGACTATTCCTTTCAGTGAAATTGCCACAGTGCGAAACTTATCACGTGACTGGATAACGAAGAAGCTTGAGTTCCGTTTGGATTATCGGACTGATGTTGAAAAGGTACGTAAGCTAATTAAGAAAGTCGGTCAAAAAATGCTATTACACCCTGAATACGGACAACATTTTATATTGCCGTTAAAATCACAAGGGGTGATCCGGGTTGAAGAATCTGCACTAATATTCCGCATGAAGTTTACTTGTATACCTGGCGAACAGTGGGTTATTCGTCGTGAAGCATTCAGACTCGTACAAGAATCATTAAAAACCAATGGAATCGAGTTTGCTCATCGTTCTGTACATGTATTGACACAGAATAGTGATAAAAATAAAGAACCCCTTAAAGATATCATCGAACAAAAAGATGAATTAGTTGAAACGTTGGGAGCTGTTGCTGCATTAAGTGTATCTTCAGAGATCAAAAAGAATGACAAAATAGATTCAGATTATGACTGA
- a CDS encoding P-II family nitrogen regulator, whose product MSIKKVTAIFDELRLQEVENALQQHGITGFTIHKAQGRGAYVDNYNRNQLSSHIQMDIYTNQKLAKFIAKLIIRVAHVNAEGEGLVSITPIEALYWIHTKHAVDEAEFTLRGSDDE is encoded by the coding sequence ATGTCTATCAAAAAAGTAACTGCCATATTCGATGAACTACGTCTGCAAGAGGTAGAAAATGCACTGCAGCAGCACGGCATCACCGGGTTCACTATCCATAAAGCCCAGGGTCGCGGCGCTTATGTCGACAATTACAACCGAAACCAACTTTCATCTCATATTCAGATGGATATATATACAAACCAAAAGCTTGCGAAATTTATAGCCAAGCTCATCATTCGTGTTGCCCATGTCAATGCAGAAGGCGAAGGTCTGGTGAGTATAACGCCAATTGAGGCGTTGTACTGGATACACACCAAGCACGCTGTAGATGAAGCTGAATTTACCCTAAGAGGGAGCGATGATGAGTAA
- a CDS encoding plastocyanin/azurin family copper-binding protein produces the protein MNKTLLSIVIGSAFTTVGYVSAAPDHKDMGHGNDSNTLQEQHKSMAGMDHGEMQEQHSSMAEMDHGKMQGTGVSAHGSEGNLAGEPGKDRDVSRIITVIADDTMRFFHEPLNVKKGETIKFVVTNNGTTTHEFTIATKDDQKKHGKMMMNNAAMHHGPGGNSITIQPNESMTLTWKFGHAEQIEAACNIPGHYQAGMYSSIDVSS, from the coding sequence ATGAATAAAACACTATTAAGCATTGTTATCGGTAGTGCATTCACCACTGTTGGTTATGTTAGTGCAGCCCCGGACCATAAAGACATGGGACATGGTAATGACAGTAATACTCTACAGGAACAACATAAATCTATGGCTGGAATGGACCATGGGGAAATGCAGGAACAGCATAGTTCCATGGCTGAGATGGATCATGGGAAAATGCAGGGAACCGGCGTTTCTGCACATGGTTCAGAGGGAAACCTTGCTGGTGAACCTGGCAAAGATCGTGATGTTTCTCGAATTATCACTGTTATTGCAGATGATACAATGCGCTTTTTTCATGAACCACTAAATGTAAAAAAAGGTGAAACAATTAAGTTTGTTGTTACCAATAACGGCACAACGACACACGAATTCACTATAGCAACGAAAGATGACCAGAAAAAACATGGTAAGATGATGATGAATAACGCAGCTATGCACCATGGACCTGGAGGCAATTCAATTACCATTCAGCCAAACGAATCCATGACGCTCACATGGAAATTTGGGCATGCAGAGCAAATTGAAGCGGCCTGTAATATCCCAGGGCATTACCAAGCTGGGATGTATAGTTCGATTGATGTTTCTAGTTAG